One Paenibacillus sp. SYP-B4298 genomic window, CGGACATTTGGGAAACCGATCAGTACGGAAGACTCTGGGGCAAGCAGCCGATAAACGGTACGGTCGAGATTAGCGAGAGCAATAATAAGCTGGTGCTGGAGCTGGAGACGGGTATGGGGGCAGGTACAGGCGAGGGGACGGGCACGGATTCGGGCGCGGGCATGGGTACAGGGACAGGGGCAGGTACGGATACAAGTACAGGGTCGAGCAAAAGGTCATACGAGCTGAGGGTACCGCCGGGGAGCTACTATACGGAATATGTGCAGAACCGTTCGGAGCTGGTGGAGAAGCTGCAGGAGCTGGCGCAGGGGGCGGCGCTTCCGGTGGATTTTCGTGTCGGGGGATACCACCAGGATGAGAAATACAATGTCATTGTGCTGCAAATGCAGGGCGGTGAGACATTGACAGGGTTGTCGGGCACATTTGCCGAGGCGTGGATAGTGTAGAGAGGAGGGAATGGCTATGGCGGAAGTGCGGGAGCTCGGGCTGGAGCTGGATTTGAGCAGGGGGACGTTTTACAGGACGGAGTACCGGGCTGGAGCATTGCAACTGGCTCAGGTGGGCGTCAGCGATGCCGGGCATGAGATTTATTATGAATCTGGCTACTGGGAGTCGGAGGATTCGTTCTTGAAGGACCGGGTAGCGGCATTTAGCAAGGTAAGCAAGAGCAGTGTTGTAATCAAAAACGGAACGTTCAAGGTGATGACAGCCTCCTCCCCTGACCGGTTGACATGGACGCAATGGCAGGAGGTTGCTGCGGATACCGGAGAGATCCAGTCGCCTGTAAACACGTATGCCAAGGTGCGAATCGAGCTGCGGTCTGCGAAGACGGTGGAGAGCTTTACGGTCGATGATTTCAAGGATGCGGCGAAGTATAGCAACCCCTATCTGGACTATTCCAATGGAAGCTTGAGCTCGAAAAGGGAATATCCATCCACCATGAACGTAGATTCAGGCTGGACAGGCAGTGGCAAGGTTTATCGCGGGAGTGTAGACAGAGTGAATCTGAGTAGAGTGGATCGATTAGCCGTGGATACGGATGGAATGCGTCACTTCATTAAGGTGGATGGGCAATACATCTCGTATAAGGATGGGGTCAAGCAAATGGTAGCAAGCCCGTCGCAGGCGGACTATGTGAATATAGGGATGGATGACTTGAGTGTGCTGGAACGGAAACGCACTGTGATGGAGTTTGCGATGAGCAGTGACGGGAGCGTTGGAAATGGGAGGGTGTTTAGGAGGACGGTGGATTTGAATAGGCTGGTGCAGATTAAGGGGATGGAGATTTTAGGGGGAGGGGCGTGATATTGTGGCAGTGATAAAGATCAAGAAACTAAGTGATCCTAGCAGTTTGCCTATGTCTGCAAGTGGATGTTCCTTTTCATCGGATAGTGAATTTTTAGCGGTTACCAGTTTTCATAGACCATATATAATTCTGTATAAAAGAGAAGGAGATATTTTCATAAAATTACCAAACCCAAGCAATCTACCATCTGGAGATGTGTATGGTTGCTCCTTTTCCCCAGATGGAGCATATTTGGCAGTGGCTCACAATTCATCTCCATATATAACCATTTATAAAATTAATGGAGATGATTTTGAAAAAGTGGATAATCCTAGTAGTTTACCAACTGGCATTGGTTACGGCTGTTCTTTTTCTCCAGATGGAAGCTATTTGGCTGTTGGTTCTTTTGGTCGCCCACCTCTCTTAATATACAAAAGACGTGGGGATACATTTATAAAGTTGAATGATCCAACTTATTTACCTTCAGGTGCAGTTTTATCCTGTTCCTTTGCGCCTGATGGGGGACATTTTGCTGTTGGTCATGTTGGTAGTCCTTATGTAAGTATTTACAAAAGAAATGGTGATACGTTCACTAAGTTGGCTAATCTTTCAAATCTCCCCACCTCTCCTACCAATGGTTGCACGATTTCACCCGATGGAAATTGTATGGTCATTGTTTGTGATAGTCCACCATTTATAACCATTTATGAAAAAAATGGTGATACATTTTCTAAGTTAGCGAAGCCAATCGATTTACCCGAAGGGAGTGGTAAAAGTTGTTCTTTCTCTCCAGATGGGAGATATTTAGCTGTTGCTCATCAGGGTAGTCCATTTCTAACGATATATATGAGAGATGGGGATACATTCATGAAATTAAATTCTCTAAGTGATTTACCGACTGGAAATAGTAATGGCTGTTCCTTTTCACCTAATGGGAATTACTTGGCCGTTTCACATGATGCCGCTCCATTTATAACTATTTATAGACTTAAATATAGCCAAGATAAAGTCTTACTTACATCGTATAATGAATCAAATATTTACTCCTTGATACCTAGCAAAAATGGAGTTGGTACAGCCATTCCAAGAATGACTAGCAATCACTCTCCGTCAGGTAGAGCTTTTTCCAGTAGAATTTGGGGGAATGCATTTGATGCTTGGTATGCATTTAATCAGATGAATGACGGGCAGGGGAGTGTATCAGCAACTGATAATGGATATTTAGGTTACGAGTTTGAAGAGATAATAGCTATTGGTAAGTATTCGATCTCAAGTGGAACTTCAACTTCTTCGGATGCATTGAGTGCAATGCCAAAAGACTGGACATTTGAGGGCTCAGAAGATGGAGAAAAATGGATGATTCTGGACTCTCAAAATAATCAGTCATGGACAACTGCGGTTACAGAAAAGGAATTTAATATTATTAATCCTACACATTATAAATTTTATCGCTTAAATTGGCGCACGAACAATGGTAATTCGAATTATACAAATATAAATGAATTAAAGATGTTTGAACATTTTTTTAGTGAGTTGATTTCTTTAAACATGGTTTCGGAAGAGAATTTTTTGACCTATGGTATCGAGAACGAGGATGAAATTGATATAACCCAGCCTGTGCAAGAAGTTATATCTGTCATACAGAGCTCTACGATTCTGAACGCAGGCAAGGTATATGAGCATGAGCTCGGTTTATCGAAACGAAGAGTTGATCATATTATAGTGTAATAACATTTCTTAGGATGTGAAAATAATGGGCACAAACGGGGAGAATGAGAACTCTATAAGGAAGATTTTGATATTAATTAGGGATAAATGCTATAGCCTGAATAGTCTTGAACTTTCATCAGGAAATCTAATTCCTGTAATGAAGTCAGATAAAAATGAAAATGGTACTGCGAGTGCTAGTTCAGTCCAGACTTCCGAATATCCTGCATGGAAGGTTTTCGACGGATTAACAACGACCGATTGGCGTTCAGCAATAAGAGAAGTCTCTTATAGTTGGCTAAGATATGATTTTAATGAACCAGTTAAGGTGAATAGATACGTCTTAAGAGGGTACAAACAAAATGAACAGTCACCAAGTGATTGGACTTTGCAAGGTTCAAATGATGGAGCAAATTGGACAATTCTTGATTCAAGAACTGATGTAAACGATTGGAGCGTTGAACCGAATAAGCAGTACGATATAACTTATACAACAGAATATCATATATATCGAATTGTATTTACAAAAGTTAATAATAATACATTGTATTATATAATTAAAAATTTCGAACTGTATTGGTTCTCAAGAGTTAATTATATTGCGGAAATGGAATCAATAACTGAACAAAATTTTATTAAGTATGGAATGAATAAGGGGAGTATATTAGACATGAAAGTATCAATGAATAACAAAATATTAATCAATACGTCCTCATCGAGGCTTGGGAGTGGAAAACTATTTAAACAGGTAATTGATTCATCTAGGATGCCAATTAAAAAAATCACGATTCAATAGGGGCTCAAACCAGAAATCAGTGCTTGACTTGGGCCGAGATGAGACGCTACGGGACAGAGGGTTATTCCGATCGCTGTTAAAGCCCAATTCCGTTTATTTAAATGAGGACTATGGTGGGAATCCGTCTTTAAAGGCGAACACTGACGTTTCTCCAGAATCCCTCCGCCAATCGCTAAGCTCTGTTTTCTGTCAAGCACTGATTATTAGGTTGAGCCTCAATAGGATG contains:
- a CDS encoding WD40 repeat domain-containing protein — translated: MAVIKIKKLSDPSSLPMSASGCSFSSDSEFLAVTSFHRPYIILYKREGDIFIKLPNPSNLPSGDVYGCSFSPDGAYLAVAHNSSPYITIYKINGDDFEKVDNPSSLPTGIGYGCSFSPDGSYLAVGSFGRPPLLIYKRRGDTFIKLNDPTYLPSGAVLSCSFAPDGGHFAVGHVGSPYVSIYKRNGDTFTKLANLSNLPTSPTNGCTISPDGNCMVIVCDSPPFITIYEKNGDTFSKLAKPIDLPEGSGKSCSFSPDGRYLAVAHQGSPFLTIYMRDGDTFMKLNSLSDLPTGNSNGCSFSPNGNYLAVSHDAAPFITIYRLKYSQDKVLLTSYNESNIYSLIPSKNGVGTAIPRMTSNHSPSGRAFSSRIWGNAFDAWYAFNQMNDGQGSVSATDNGYLGYEFEEIIAIGKYSISSGTSTSSDALSAMPKDWTFEGSEDGEKWMILDSQNNQSWTTAVTEKEFNIINPTHYKFYRLNWRTNNGNSNYTNINELKMFEHFFSELISLNMVSEENFLTYGIENEDEIDITQPVQEVISVIQSSTILNAGKVYEHELGLSKRRVDHIIV
- a CDS encoding discoidin domain-containing protein, with amino-acid sequence MGTNGENENSIRKILILIRDKCYSLNSLELSSGNLIPVMKSDKNENGTASASSVQTSEYPAWKVFDGLTTTDWRSAIREVSYSWLRYDFNEPVKVNRYVLRGYKQNEQSPSDWTLQGSNDGANWTILDSRTDVNDWSVEPNKQYDITYTTEYHIYRIVFTKVNNNTLYYIIKNFELYWFSRVNYIAEMESITEQNFIKYGMNKGSILDMKVSMNNKILINTSSSRLGSGKLFKQVIDSSRMPIKKITIQ